The genome window AATTAAAAGCAAGGGTGTATGGTGTTTACCATGTCTAGTTGAGAcgtatttgaaagcaaaagacagTAAGGAAACACAGCTGAAACTCAGAATAAAAGCACTCAGTCTGAAATCCACAAATTCTGTAGACGGGATCAATTCAGTCTCAACTCTTGAAATGGCTATTTAATGGATTATCTGGGTGGAAACAAGTTGAACCAaacatgagaatttttttgATGTCTTTTTAATCAATTTGCACAGTTCAACTCTGAAAACCTAGTATTCCACAGAAAAACAACCTACCAAAATTTATGTTCTTATGAGGTTCCacttaaaatctaaaaaaaaaaaaaaacaacccataaCACTTTTCATAATTTCTGTAGGAGAATTCAGTATTTCTCAACTTGTTCTTAACTTTTACAAAGTTAAGAACTTAACTTTGTAAAGGGGCACAATGGCTAGTTATAATGTTAGAATCAACACGTATTCTGCCTTAAAtcacaccaccaccaaaaaaacctagAAGGCCAAAAACTGACCATATAATTACTACAAAGTTTCGTTCTGTAGTTTAGCACACCACATTCAAGTTGTAGGTTACACATGCAAGAGCTGTAGTCTTCATAAATAAGAGAAAGATCTGCTTGGtagtgaaaatataattttatttttaacaatagcTGCCAGCAGTATACTGGTATATCTGTAAAAGATGTTCCAGAGAGTGAAAGACATAAGCAAACTACAATAAATTGTATTGACTCTTCAAGTATTTCTGCAAACAATGCTCCAATTCTTGATGTCCTGTCTTGGGAGTCTCAATATCTTATTCTGCTCCACTATTCTTCCATCCCCCATACCCCctccagaaacaaaatgtaataGTTGGTGGCACAGGTTCTGAggcagattaaatatttttcacttggGATAAAGccttcttctgaaaatattaattggaTGTGTTCAGATAGTACTCTGAGTGgcaaagagtaaaaaaaaaagttgactgTACTTAGCCACTTTTTGTTCTACATTGAGATAGGCATCAGTGGGTTTGGCTCAAGCATCTTCAATTTATTCACGTCTGTGTTCCTTTGATATGAAATGCTAATTCGCTACTTTAGCATAAAAACTTGATTACATCTCTCTTCTTATCATGGAACTGCACGCTACTCTCAATCAGTTTAGACATGCCCATTGCGGAAAAAACACCAATTTTATGGGAAAATGCAAACGTACAAGCTACATGGCTGTGACTGTCCATGTGGGACATTTACACAGACCAGCAGTGAACAGTAGATGGACAGGAAAGCTTTGGAGTGCATGAAATTGTTTCAGAATTCACATGCCTCTTGTTCAACAGGCAGCTCTTACACATAAGGAATCTCCTCAAGAAAGAAAGctttgttaaggaaaaaaaaaataataatcatgcATATAGTATAATCTGTTCTCCCACACAAAAACAAGGTGAAGATGATGGATTTTCCCTTTATGTTCAGGAAATACACAAGTCACCTGTTTTAATGGGAATTTAAGCATATTTCAGCTTGAGAATAAAGTAAGTTATTCAGCATGCTAATACATGCAACCAACTTGCAAACTGGAATGCCTACTTGAAAGGGTaactgctgtttttaaattgtAGAAGGGGCTAGAAGcatcattttaaatttaaacaggGGGCAGATTAATTGCTgtttgatgaaattaaaaatgcatttaaagatCAGATTGTAAACAAGTTGACAGAAGTCAAGAATTTACATAGTTATGAAAgggcttttttaattaatgtagCGCTGGTGATTGGGGCCAGATGAAAGTGCTCTACCCACACCAGACGCTAAGCCTTTTACACAGGCTAGCCTAGCTATAACTCTGCTGTTCTGAAGGGATCACCTACAGAGGTGAATGCTGCTCGCTCGCCATTAGATTCCTGGCCTCTGCTGAAGCCAGCAAGAGGCTGGCCAGCTTCTGccacaacacaacaaaaccatGCAATAGGAAGCCTAAAAGATACCAACTCCTCTCACACAGGACAGTTAACATCTGTCATACAGTAACCGCCTTAGGAATTGCTAACCTGGTCCTCATCTGAATTACACCTATAAGGGAAAGGCTCCGACGCTCAATACTTCATTGTACTGAGATAAGAAATACATTAGTTACAGCAAAAGCTTTAACTTTGTTTACAAGCTTTCAGACACAATCATTAAAATACTTAATGCTGAATATAATGTATTACAATTGTTTGAAGATTGCCTAAAAAGTAGAGAGAATATATTATCTATAAAAGACAATAAGCTTGGTATTTTAACAAGTTAAGTATTTGTGTGCATTGATATGCAGGCAGCTCGCACACTAGAAAACAGCATGAAAGTGTTTTCATGCTCATATGCACGTAATTGCCTGGTGTACTGAAGTGTGCACCCAATGGCTAATTTGCGTTTAAAAGGCGCGAGGCCCGATTACAACCTCAGACAACTTCCAAGGGCCATCCTGATCTAGGTTTTAAAGTGGAGTTAAAAATTTAACAAAGCTATGCCCACAATCACATTGCTTcctatatttttgtttttaaaggttaatTATACGATGACAAAAAGCACCAAACCAATGAgggttggggatttttttaccCTAtgtgtcatttaaaatgttatctaACAAAAAGGAAGTCATTCCTTTTTCTAGATGTCACGTTGTGGCAAAGACTGAATCCCTACAGAGGATTATTATGGCCAAGAAACTTTATTCAGGATGAGAACGTGACATTAGAATACAGTAATTATTAAAAGGCTACAGTTAAGTTTTTCCTAACCAGGTCGCTctgcagaattttctttctgtgcctaAACACCTGTAATGAATCATAATAGGGTCTAAGTGTATCTATGGTTGTCTTCAAAAGACATGTAACAGGATTGCTAACTGCCTTTATATTGGAATTCTAGCTCTAGGAAGGCAAGACAAGGCACCACAAGCCACGTATACAAATATGGATCTTTTACTCTACCTCTTCTATGTCAAACTAACTTCATGGGTATATAAAGTAGCAAAAGCAGGATGCTTAGAAAAAAGTCAGGCTGGTTTTCATAAAGCCAGTGCTTACCAAAAAAATTAGTGTATAAAAGTGTTTATGTGAGAATTTCCATGTTATTGCAGAATGTTAAATATTCCAAGAACAACCTACCAGGAATAGCACTTTCCAGCTTCTAAAATCAGTTAAATATAAAAGtatctttacaaaaaaataggCATATAAGTCTAGCATTCTTTGGAGTTGTTTATGatggtctttaaaaaataacctaGCAGTCTATTTCATGCatcaaaatcattaattttaaacaagaaaactaTTCCCTGGgtttagaaatatttgaaaattgcttttaaaaaattgtagtGCTATTCCTCAGTGTTGCTGTAAAAAGATTATGTATAGTAGTGCAATGATTACGATTATGCAAAATTGCAGTCCAGGTGCATAGACAAGCAATTAGGATAAATTCAATGTAAAGGACTGGATTTCACACACCATTTCCTTACAAGAGTAATTAATAGatttcctttcaggaaaaaatgcatactATAATTTAAGGCAAATGTTATCTTTAAAGGTCACTTTAGctttcttcaggaaagaaatagctttaaaaagttCCCAGAAAGACTCCCACTTTAACAGCTGTCAGTGTTCAGTCTTGCATCACTAATCATTGCACTGCTATTCACCATATACAGTAGCTATTTATCAACTAGGACACTAATGTTTACAGGTACTTTGTTTATGACAGCACAAATTTTGTAAGTAAGTATCACCAGAAAGACCTATAGAAAATAAAGGCTCTTAACTACCAAAAAGAAAGCCACTTGCAATTTTTAAGGTGAACAGATGGCAAGCATCCAGTTCTTCTGGTTTCATGATGGTAAAGGGCATCCTGACAATTATTCGTTTGCTGCAACTCAGAATTCAGGACAAATGTAGGttgccaatttaaaaaaaaaagaaggggggggggggggttaatCTCATCAAGCTCTTGAAGACACAACTAAATACTAACTCCGAACTGCAAGCTTCCTGCTATAGCACTCAAGCCTAGATTCAAACTTCCCTGATGTGTGAAGTCATTCAAATCCAAGTTTCACATTTGAGTCCATTCTCAACCATTACTGTGATTTCAAATCcaggagaatttaaaaaaaaaaaaacgttgCCAAATATTCTGCAAATGGCTCTTTTGGATAATAAGTTCCCTTCTATATGTAAATAGGATAGACGAGCAGGTACAGTTCAATGTGTCACAGATGTGACAATTGTGTCTAGACCTTCTGGAAAAGCAATACATtccaaaatacataaatattccTTGTACCATATAGCAAGACAGTATCCTAAACCAATTCATAGACAGGGACCACatgtttgcaaagaaaagttAGGGGCAAGATAACCCTTCATACTGAAGAATCTAGAGTTACCCCAGTGCAATATTAACATAACTGCATTAAGGATATTCAAATTTGCTGTGAAACGAGGTAAGGAAAAACAACCCTATAATTAAGTCTGCAAACTTTAGGTAATTACTGTACCTGGTCTATCCACCATAACTTTGAATAACTGCAAatccatgcaaaaaaaattgctatcTTATATGAAAAGAGCAGTCTGTTAGAAGCATTGTTATGGAATATGCAAGAAGTCATCTCTTTTGCAAGTGCTGTTTACTTAGTGAGTCTCTTGGCTACATCACTGTAAGCTATTTCAATTTCTTTGTCTCCAGGACAGGTATTGGTGAATTCATCTCTGCTGTAAGCATTCGTCAGGTATCTCCAAATCCCTGTCATTTCCTTGGGAATCTCAAAGTTGCGGTATTTTTTGGCCACCACCTAGAACAAAAGAATTACATTATGAATTTACATCCTTCAACTTAAACCACTTTTCCATCCCTTGTCACTCTCTTCTTGAGCTATCCTTCCAAGATGTGCACTCAGAGTCACTTCTGAAGTCAGGAGAACCTGTCCCCCTGGGATATGCCTGGACGTGGCAGCATACGGCCTTGCTTAGTTTGTATTACCATCCTCACCAAAGTAAATACTCCTGCACCCAGGCAGAAACTTAATCTGTGGCTCCATCTGCAGTACAAAACTGACAAAGAAATCAAACCACGATTATATAGGCACATCTTCACTCCTGTAGTTATCCTAGGCTACCTCTTTATAGACTTCcgagttttttttttaatacaatccTTGTATTTCACATTGTGTCATTTACTTTGTTGCTAATGGACCAGTTTTCTCTACAGATGTGAGAAGACATCCACTTCAACTTTAACTGGGCACATGATGTTCACCTTCCTTCTACCTCTCATTCTTTTAAGCGTTGCAACTTCCTGTGACCACATCGGTCAGtgctttttgccattttatCATCTGCTGCCCAACTTGTCTACTGGTTCACACGTTCACTGAATTCAACTGCTCTGTCCCTAAAGTCCTTGTGAATTACATAAATCTTACGCAATTTCATGTACCATTAATACTGTAGTTAAACTTATATGGGAGCTTACATACAGTTGAAATGAGTTGGACTCCAGAATGTCATAAACCATAAGCATTTTGTCCTTCATTATCACATAACAACATACAAGTCGTTTACCTTGACAATGTGTAGCTTGGGTAGCAGGTTGCAGTCTGCTAATGTCATCTCATTGCCATCCAAAAACTTGCGGGTAGAAATTGTAATATCCTCCATGCTATTTTCATCTATCTCATCAGGAAGAGGAGAGTTCAGATACTCATCCAGTTTCTGGAGGGTTTTCAAGAGGCCACGTTCTAAGGCTACAGAGGAAGGAACagttttaacaacaaaaaagaaagccaaaccACAGCACacaaatttcaaagcaaattatCATTTAGAATATCAATATTAGTACCAgatctgaaaaaacaaaatccacatCACTGTACTACCCAGAACAGACCATATGCTGAAGGATTTTTAACCCTTGCACAATTTTTGTGGCAACACTACTGCTGGAGCTGCCTTCATGGTCACTAGCAACCTGAAACTGAACTGGAATCCCTTTAAATATCACACAGATGCAGGTTATTTAATAGCTGGTTTATACACGAGTTTGCACTAATTTAAAATACTCTGAGACTGTCCAcaagtgtttatttttggtttaaaaagtgGCTTATGTCAGTTTCTTAAGACCATTCCTAACTGGCTTAAACTAATTAGAATTAAGCTTTGCTAGGGCTTATATTCATTTAAACACAATCTGTTTAATGTCACATGCTTCGCTAACAGCCACGACTAAACACACAGACTACTGAGGAGGTTTATGGAATACAGCAGCAGAGGGCAGCACACCCCGCAAAATCGAAAAGTATTTCTCGGCTGTTCACAAACATTTTCGATCTCTCCATttgaaacacagcagaaaggCATTCTGATTCCCTGACTTAAGTTTTCCCTCCAAGTACATTGAGGACAAAAGATTTGTACTAAACAATTTAAAGGTCTAATTGCAcattctttctctcttattGATCTTTCACCTTCCACCTACTATGTTCTCTCCACACAGAAAGGTCTTAatcctttaaagaaagcaaCACAAACTAAGCTTAACTCAGAACTCTGAATGGGAGCCCTCAATCCTAGAGAGGTCAAATAATCAAGCGTGCAGAATGGCGTCCCAGCAAATGCATGGAAATTCAGCCACTGTGGCATGGCACAAACTCTGCATGGAATTTGGTTCTGAATGTTAAAATCATTTCTACTTAGTTCAAGAGTTTTGAGTGGCTGTTGCGTAGAGAAGTTTCAATGCTGGGGATATTTACAAACCACGCATACCCTACTAAAATTCTGATTGAACACTGTCTACCTGAAGTTCTCTTTGGAAGTGTTGAAATCTTTGTTTCTGACCGTTAACTTTAAACCACAGGTTTAATTCATGAGACTCCCTCAAGTGTCCATCAACATACAGCAAAATTTGACAGTGAGACACTtcacagcaaagctgctctgaaaaacaCGAGACAATGAAACAATGTGTGCACAGCTATCGGCCCCCAAGTAACCTACCTTCATTAGCTTCTGGTCTAGAATTTTtgataaatgcagaaaatttgGCAAATATATCCATTCCAGCAGTGTTTGATTCTGGATGCTTTGGTGAAAGTTTTAGGTACCTAAAAAGTAGAAAGGAGTAGATCTACAGCACATTTAGCAGAATGATGCTCATCATATATTAACTAGCACAAAAAggccctttaaaaaaaaaataataattctacATCATGTACATTTACCAATTTATCCATTTTCAGATTAATGTGGAGGACTTGCTTCTTAAGTGTAATATCACGCACTTCCATTTAAGTTAAGATTTTTAAACCCAACactttttaatcacttttcaGAGGAATACCAAAgcatatttctgctttctgaatcaGGCATTTGTTTCAAGCACAGAGTGTCTGAAACAACCCAGGGTCACAAGAGCAAGCTCCCTCACTCCagcacagcagtgctgccaAGGGGGCAGATCACAGTTCTGTAAACAAGAATATCGTTAGGGATCAAACAGGTAACAAATTAAATACTCTTGTCCATTCTCCACTGtagttctgggtttttttggttggttttttttttcatttcagttaatATCAGCTGTCCCAGAATATCATGGACTCCAaatcttttaacaaaaaaagtaaagtcCTGCCAcactaaaaagacaaaacagttcAGTCTGCTGAAGGCAGGGTCTGCATTTTGCCATTGCCTGCCAgctgagggagaagaaagcCAACAGTTTAGAGAAAGCTTGAAAACGTTTCTCATGCTTGGGTTGCGTaacctaattatttttaaaagtgtttagtATTTTCCACGATAATTTCCAAATACTAAACAATCAATTTCCAGGACTCATCACTACGCCTAGTATGAAGGAattgatttttagaaaattatttccaagttGCATTTAGTAATCACTGGTTCTGTACAATTATCAACTGTCCATCTGCTTATAGAAAGctggaaggaataaaaaaaaaattaacgtTAAATACAAATTTCACTGATATTCCTGGtgagaacaagaaaacaacaaactCTTGAAGACTTAAACAACACCTTACTTCTAGAAGAATGACTGGAAATACAAGTCCCCAAAAGGAGACTGCACATGCCCTTAAAACAGGTTCCAGTTTATTCCGGAGTCAGCACTAAGTTTTATATAGCAGGCTCATcttaatttacattatttaGACACATCATCAGAATGGCCTGCCCCAGTcatcaaaaggaaaagtcaTGTAGTTTGAAAACTGCAGGAAGGATGACAGGACTCTAAAAaggacaattttaaaataatctttaaaagaaaatattttttaatatacagatgagggagctggagggaggaaaagtATGACAGGCAAGAACTCCAAGCTATTTTCAATGTCTAATCTTCAGTTTATTGACGCTGAAGAACATCTTAATTAGTGCAGAAAACCCCTCTGAGAACACTCCATCTAATCTAAGGTGACAAATTATCATTTTAACACTTACTTGGGTGGAGCCAAAACATCTTCCAGGAACTCTTCAATCTTATTCACATCTGTTTTCACTTCACCATTGTAAGTTATGAAAGGCGGGTGAGTGCCTGGAGCCAAATTTTGAAGGTCTGCTGGTTTTCTAGGGTGAAATACAAACcaatacaaaaataagcatGGGACATTCATGACCCTAGCTTTCATTGCTACAATCACAAAAGCACTGCCTGAGGTTTTCACATCCTTGCAGTTTTAAGAAGATATCAccagttttcttcttaaagagTTTACAGCTTGATTAGCATTTTGAATATATACTTGGTAACaatcaaatactttaaaatatctgcttcctcctccctctggcTATGGTTTTTCTCAAGTCAATATAATGTTGACTAGCGAGGGGGGATATATATataccacacacacactcactctcaCTCTTTCCCAAGATCTGGCAGTACCGGGTTTATATATAGCGTAATCTGCGATCAGTGATAATCCTCCCCTTTTACACAGAGCTTCTCTGGAAATAAGCAAGTCTGAGATAAATAGTTTATACATACTGTTCTATTATGTGCACACAGAATCTGGTTCTAGACAAGTTGACAGATGCTTAAACATCATGTTTAAAAATGATGCTTAAAGCTTCCTCAGGTGAAAAAACTATTTACAAATAAGAGCAGCACACTTGGACAAAGGGAGGAGAATCCTCGACATTAGTATGACTAGACACAAGAGAAACAGAATCAAGCTAAAATACCCAGACATTTCTAAACCTTAAGTCAGTTTTGGCGATACCTCTCGCTATTCACTCCAGCTCCTTTCATAGTAATCCTTACCAAGCTAAGCCAGTTGATTTTATAAGCAATTGGCTTCTCTCTCCTCTAGTTGTTCCATGAGACTGTAGTGACAAGGAACAACACTGCAGGCATTTATTTAGAAGCCTATACGTCAGCTGCACGTATACACCTACCTACACATTCACCCCAAAATGCCTAACTTACTCTTTAATGTAAAGCTCTCACATCTGCCTTGTCAGCAGATTCAGATGCAAAGTTGAAGTCAATAATGAGATGTGGATTCACTACAAGCTATAAGATCCAGAGCATCATCTCAAAAGCTGCAGCCAATTTTTCCCTAGTAAGTCATCATGGTATTAGTTAGTCCCATGCAAGTGCAACTCTCTCGGtgcaagcagaaataaaattacagtaCTGCTTGGcacttcttcagcagcagcacttaaAACTTCCCTCGGATGAAGCTATTGACTACAGTCCAGGATGACCGCTCAGAAGGACGTAGTCTAACTCCTCTAAGAACCTCTCCCCGATTTAGAGGACAGTCTGCAATTCCTAGTTCCTCAGACCATCCCTGTGTACTAACATCCGACAAGACACACGATCCACATGAGGCACGACTGTACAACTCCATTTCCGTCAAGTTGACCAGAGCACATGCTACAGGATGACCGTCACCTTTTGCTAGCGTTATGCTGGATGAGGAACAACAAACCATACCTGATCCAACAGAAAGTTTGCCAAGATAAAGTTGCCCCTTTGTTACTGTTTGAACAAATCCAAACCAGACCATAACCCTTGAACTGGGTTTGTGCTTGTAGGACGTGACCACATTTCTGAGCCAGCACCAGGCATCCAGGAACTGGATTTAGTGGATACTGGAACTACAGTTCAAGAAAGCCTCCTGACTGTACTGGACAGGGAAACTAGATTAGTAATACACGCAAACATGGTCCTTCAGGGTAGCATGAGAAAGCAGTGTTTTCAGGGGTAGCACTCAGACTTTGTAAACTAAGCACAGTTTACAAGTTTATCCTGTAGAAATGTTGCTTTCAAGTTCTTACAAAATTAAGAACCCCTGCCAGAATTTCATGTCCTGCCCACTGCTGAACCTTTTAAGCAgggcaaacagcagcagtatATAGTGCCAAAGTGTACTTACGACAGATATGAGCACTTGGCAGTATATGTACAGCTGAATGAGAAAACTCATTTTCATGCTTAAGAACATTAAGCACGCTGCTTTTAGCCAGGTGACAGAAGTCTTGTTAATACAAGAATTTAACAACTTTCAATTTTTAAGCTTCCAATAAGTTATTTCCCACTAATAGTTGCCATTGCCCTCTTACTTTTAGGATTTAAAGTCTGTCATCGGTTAATGCTTTAAGTAGCTTAACACTTCatttaaatacagctttgtAACCCACAACAATTACAGGAAGTCATTGTGGCTCACTTCCAATTTCGCATGTTGGCTAGATAAAATTCCTCAAAaggaatgttattttaaaaacaaacacaggcaAGACCACCGGATTTGCAGTAATACTATCAGAgggaagattttatttcagaaacagactAGTCTAATGAACTAAccaaaaaagttttccaaagaATCAGAGTGCATCTCAAGGATCCCAGAGCATTTTATTAACCCCTCTTACCACTCCAGTCAGACCACCTGtatctttcaagaaaaagaaagcagagattaaCATCCCACAGCCAAAGCCCAAACATAATACAGGGTTTGACTTCCAGTTTGCTACTCTTGCCAGCAGATCATAAACAAACCCTGGTTTACCACATACAAGCCACAGCCTTTAGAGCACCACAAGCACGCAGGAATATCCTTAAAAGGCTAAAAGTACAACTTCCCTTAATAGTCAAACAAGaaggcaatttaaaatattctagtGAAGTTTACTTCAGAGATAAAactggacagcttttaaaaaaacaacaacaaaaaaccctataaCCACTCAAAACAATTCCACGATAGCTAGTACCTGCCCCAGAGTTTACTGGGGTATTTGGAGGTAGGGCCACATACTCAAATATCTGGCTATCGCTAGCTAATTAAGTGGGCAGGCTCTTTAACACCAGAGTTAAGGTATAAACATTTCATGGCTTTGCCacaaaccagagcagcaattagcattcaaataatttcttgaGGATCAGAGAAAAGCCAGGCCCCAAAATGTAATATCCTCTACAGTGATTTATAAATTCCATGAGTACTGCAAGGAGTGTCTGAAGAGTAAtgtgggggggagaggggaaggccAGCAATAAAAAACCCGTCTCCAGTTCCTAAGCAGTATTTTACACTGCTGAAGTTGCATTCACCTCTGGGTAGTCTTTAATATTTACTAATCTCTATTTAATCTTTGTCTGTCAACATAATTGTAAAACCACACAATCAAGATGTTTAAAATAGGATTTCAAAATTTCACCGAATCGAAGCTGGCCTTGAATGTTGTTACAAGCCCAACAAATGGTTTATGTACGGCACCTCTGCTCTAGTCACCAGAACAAGTCAAATCTCTGAGcactgaaatgctgcttctgaaaagggaaagaataaagCCTCTGTCTGACTACACAGAAGCAAGAACTGCATGATTTCTTTGAAAGGGCGGTACGTCCCACTTCGTTTGCCTATGTGCATATTTTTGTGTCTTAAGAGTAGAACTGAGAActgcaaaatgttcttttgttaGCACAGTATGATGTCCAATGCAATTATGGAAGGGAAAAATCCATGCCACAGTCAGTCAAATCAGACTCAGTTTTTCCTGTGTCCCAAGTTACTTACTTGTGAACTTTTGTACCCAACCATGACCTTTTAAGCCTCACAGACAGAGCTTGCCTTACTGTTGTGCAGAAATTACACTACGAGGCAGAAGCATGGTTTGCAAGtaaaccctttttctttttttttgctagcaaAATAAATTCGGATGCTTAAAACCATTACTACCCAGCTCTTCAACAAGTTTGTGTCtttaacaggaagaaaaagaagagagggtAATTGGCTTGAATAACATACTTGTAAAAGCAGTTTCTTGTGACAGTATTGGAAGTATTAAGGCAACATCTAGCACCTATTATCATTCTGGTAATGCTAACAGGGGAAAACACACCATCTGGTATAAAACATTTCCACTTGAGCAGTTAGTTGAATTTGACATTCTGCAAGCTACACTACTCTACAACTAGGTATTAGACAATCCAGAAcgttaaatttgtatttatcaAGCTTTACATGAAGCCTAAAAGGAATTAAGTTTGTATCAACATCTATTCAAATCTGAATTAGCTTCAGTGgcccttcttttcctttaccaGAAAATACATTCAGTGtacaacaaaaaagcagagttCATTTGACCTATTCCCATGCAGTTTAATTTTGCACTTATTTTGTTTCCCccccatattaaaaaaaaactgtaaGAAAGCTTTCCTTGTGTAAGAAAGGGCAATTTTAAACATCTGCAACCAATTTATACTCTAAAAGTTAGTCTTACATCCCATTCCTCCATCCAATTAACTCAAAGTTGCCAAAGGGACACAAATAAAGCCAATTTGTCAGGCATCTTTGGCATTTTAATGATATCTCTCAGACTGGTTCAGCAGTAAAAATGCTTCCAAGTATAAAATGTCTCTTTCAACCTCCTTCTCACCAccactcccccccaccccaataaCTGCAATAGGTTAAATAACGCCATCATTAAAAGTAAAGGAAGTCCAAAACTACAAACAGTACGCAAGCATAAGTTCTACTCCTGAGGTTTCCACAAGGCACATGCAGTGCTAAATGGAAGATATGATATATTTGGTTTAtgtgtgctggcagcagcgATTATATTTGCAGTAAAATCCCACATTGGCCAGAGAAGATCTTTGAGCTgctacaaacacacacaccgTTGACAAAAGCTGCTTTCTCCCCCTCTGTGTGAGTGGTCTGCCTCAGCCTTACTACACATGGAAATTATTTAACACTAGTTGCCAGCACTGAAGCAGcaacttcagtgatttttaaaaatcaaaacaagtcacctccttcaaaaaaattacaagacaAGGTTAAGTCTAGCAGGGTGATTTCTTTCTTACACGTTTTACACTTGATTTGTTGGATAACACTGTTTATTTCTATtggctttatttctgaaaatgaggtTTGTAAGCACTGGCAGCCTATCCTCTCTCCAGAGAGTTCAGTGACTAACATTACATTACATTAGTGCTGTGAAAACATTACTTCACACCAAAAACAAATACAAGGCCTCTGCTGAATTTAGCATTACCACTTCTA of Ciconia boyciana chromosome 21, ASM3463844v1, whole genome shotgun sequence contains these proteins:
- the CLIC4 gene encoding chloride intracellular channel protein 4 isoform X1, producing the protein MALSVPVNGLKEGDKEPVIELFVKAGSDGESIGNCPFSQRLFMILWLKGVVFSVTTVDLKRKPADLQNLAPGTHPPFITYNGEVKTDVNKIEEFLEDVLAPPKYLKLSPKHPESNTAGMDIFAKFSAFIKNSRPEANEALERGLLKTLQKLDEYLNSPLPDEIDENSMEDITISTRKFLDGNEMTLADCNLLPKLHIVKVVAKKYRNFEIPKEMTGIWRYLTNAYSRDEFTNTCPGDKEIEIAYSDVAKRLTK
- the CLIC4 gene encoding chloride intracellular channel protein 4 isoform X2, whose amino-acid sequence is MILWLKGVVFSVTTVDLKRKPADLQNLAPGTHPPFITYNGEVKTDVNKIEEFLEDVLAPPKYLKLSPKHPESNTAGMDIFAKFSAFIKNSRPEANEALERGLLKTLQKLDEYLNSPLPDEIDENSMEDITISTRKFLDGNEMTLADCNLLPKLHIVKVVAKKYRNFEIPKEMTGIWRYLTNAYSRDEFTNTCPGDKEIEIAYSDVAKRLTK